In Actinoplanes sp. NBC_00393, a single genomic region encodes these proteins:
- a CDS encoding GNAT family N-acetyltransferase — protein MDLVSSWVHGWALCRSVGAPEAVPGAWRMEVGLPGHRVRYVLPAFDEQVLDGLGREHDAPGTWIKVAGEPELLRKALPGAWAMADTAYLMQVPFRAGEKVGHPVRVVRDGPVVHAEILGEGGERAAWGRMAPAGTVGVIDQVETDPGHRRRGFGSAVMRTLADAALDLGLSTGVLAATADGRALYQALGWSVAGPLAAAHVPEAHI, from the coding sequence TTGGACCTCGTCAGCTCGTGGGTGCATGGTTGGGCGCTCTGCCGGTCGGTCGGCGCTCCGGAGGCCGTGCCCGGCGCTTGGCGGATGGAGGTCGGGCTGCCAGGGCACCGGGTCCGCTATGTGCTGCCCGCGTTTGACGAGCAGGTGCTGGACGGGCTGGGCCGCGAGCACGATGCGCCGGGGACGTGGATCAAGGTGGCCGGTGAGCCGGAGCTGCTGCGCAAAGCTCTGCCCGGGGCGTGGGCCATGGCCGACACCGCCTATCTGATGCAGGTGCCGTTTCGGGCCGGCGAGAAGGTTGGGCATCCTGTCCGGGTCGTCAGGGACGGGCCGGTGGTTCACGCGGAGATCCTCGGCGAGGGCGGGGAGAGGGCCGCGTGGGGGCGGATGGCTCCGGCGGGCACGGTCGGCGTCATCGACCAGGTGGAGACGGATCCCGGGCACCGGCGGCGTGGGTTCGGGAGTGCTGTCATGCGTACCCTTGCTGATGCTGCTCTTGATCTTGGATTGTCGACCGGCGTGCTCGCCGCGACCGCGGATGGCCGGGCGTTGTACCAAGCGCTCGGTTGGTCGGTGGCGGGCCCGCTGGCCGCCGCCCACGTGCCGGAGGCGCATATCTGA